A window from Candidatus Binataceae bacterium encodes these proteins:
- a CDS encoding transglutaminase domain-containing protein, translating to MKLKRFVAAFFAVIALAAFSIRADGAEGAFKPTPAGSPPSKLREFQFTYHADIPVTNQSARKIEAWIPLPRDDAFQQVTDLKIDSPVPTRIVDQPVNGNRVAYLEASAPLPATIPVTVSFVVTRHEEAADMVRAARPLPEPTDGAFAQYLGPNKLVPVDGRIAQISNNLSEQGITALEQARVIYEYVTEVMSYDKSGTGWGHGDAVYACDIRRGNCTDFHSLFIGLARARGIPARFTIGFPLAKAKSGTIPGYHCWAEFYSGGVWVPIDASEAWKHPDRHAYYFGNLDADRVAFTIGRDLVLDPKQNGEALNYLIYPYVEVDGVAVPQKQIVTKFSYADTAP from the coding sequence ATGAAGCTGAAAAGATTTGTCGCAGCGTTTTTCGCGGTCATCGCACTGGCTGCGTTTTCGATCCGAGCGGATGGCGCCGAAGGCGCTTTCAAACCGACCCCGGCAGGCTCGCCGCCGAGCAAGCTGCGCGAGTTCCAGTTCACCTATCACGCGGATATTCCGGTCACGAATCAGTCGGCGCGCAAGATCGAGGCCTGGATTCCTCTGCCGCGCGACGACGCATTTCAGCAGGTGACCGACCTCAAGATCGATTCGCCCGTGCCAACTCGAATCGTTGACCAGCCGGTGAACGGCAATCGCGTTGCGTATCTCGAAGCGTCTGCGCCGTTGCCCGCTACGATTCCAGTGACAGTTAGTTTCGTCGTGACGCGGCACGAAGAGGCGGCCGACATGGTTCGCGCCGCGCGGCCGCTTCCAGAGCCGACCGACGGTGCTTTTGCGCAATACCTGGGGCCCAACAAGCTGGTTCCTGTCGATGGACGAATCGCGCAGATAAGTAACAACCTGTCGGAGCAGGGCATCACGGCACTCGAACAGGCGCGCGTCATCTACGAATACGTGACCGAGGTGATGAGCTACGACAAGTCAGGCACGGGATGGGGCCACGGCGACGCGGTCTACGCCTGCGACATCCGGCGCGGTAACTGCACCGACTTTCATTCGCTGTTTATCGGCCTCGCGCGGGCGCGCGGAATTCCGGCGCGCTTCACGATCGGCTTTCCGCTGGCGAAAGCGAAGTCAGGCACGATTCCGGGGTACCATTGCTGGGCCGAGTTTTACTCGGGCGGAGTGTGGGTGCCGATCGATGCGTCCGAAGCCTGGAAGCATCCTGATCGCCACGCCTATTACTTCGGCAACCTCGACGCCGATCGCGTTGCGTTCACGATAGGCCGTGATCTCGTGCTCGATCCCAAACAGAATGGCGAGGCGCTCAACTACCTGATTTATCCATATGTCGAAGTCGATGGAGTAGCGGTGCCGCAGAAACAAATCGTCACAAAGTTTTCATACGCGGATACGGCACCTTGA